The Streptomyces achromogenes genome window below encodes:
- a CDS encoding YybH family protein, producing the protein MSDDETQIRTLITRWADAVHRGDLETVVDHHAEDLVMYDVPAPHEGIRGLAAYRAAWPPFFAWQAQGARFDIDTLDVTAGHDVAYAHALLRCGTPEELADFPGLRLRLTFGLRKEHGRWLIAHEHHSFPHD; encoded by the coding sequence GTGTCCGACGACGAGACGCAGATCCGCACCCTGATCACCCGCTGGGCCGACGCCGTCCACCGGGGCGACCTCGAGACGGTCGTCGACCACCACGCCGAGGACCTGGTGATGTACGACGTGCCCGCGCCGCACGAGGGCATCCGGGGCCTTGCCGCCTACCGGGCCGCCTGGCCGCCGTTCTTCGCCTGGCAGGCCCAGGGCGCCCGCTTCGACATCGACACCCTCGACGTCACCGCCGGTCACGACGTCGCCTACGCCCACGCACTGCTGCGCTGCGGCACGCCCGAGGAACTCGCGGACTTCCCCGGCCTGCGGCTGCGGCTCACCTTCGGACTGCGCAAGGAGCACGGCCGCTGGCTGATCGCGCACGAGCACCACTCCTTCCCCCACGACTGA
- the sthA gene encoding Si-specific NAD(P)(+) transhydrogenase — MPDFDMLVLGSGPGGQKAAIAAAKLGRRVAVVDRPDMVGGVSLHTGTIPSKTLREAVLYLTGLTQRDLYGQSYRLKENITVADLTARTQHVVGRETDVIRSQLSRNHVALFAGTGRFVDDHTIALREVTGQERLISAEHIVIATGTRPARPDTVEFDGRTILDSDNVLTIERVPQSMVIVGAGVIGMEYASMFAALGSKVTVVEKRAGMLDMCDVEVVESLKYHLRDLAVAFRFGETVAAVERHQRGALTVLESGKKIPADAVMYSAGRQGLTDELDLDKAGLAADRRGRIEVDEHYRTPAGHIYAVGDVIGFPALAATAMEQGRAAAYHACGEPVGRMHHLQPIGIYTIPEISFVGRTEDQLTEERVPFEVGVARYRELARGQIIGDAHGVLKLLVSPEDRTLLGVHCFGSGATELIHIGQTVMGCGGTVDYLVDAVFNYPTLAESYKVAALDATNRLRQLERMDD, encoded by the coding sequence ATGCCCGACTTCGACATGCTCGTCCTCGGATCCGGTCCCGGCGGTCAGAAGGCCGCCATCGCCGCGGCCAAACTGGGCCGCCGGGTCGCCGTCGTCGACCGCCCCGACATGGTCGGCGGGGTCTCCCTCCACACCGGCACCATTCCCTCCAAGACCCTGCGCGAGGCGGTGCTCTATCTCACCGGCCTCACCCAGCGCGATCTGTACGGTCAGAGCTACCGGCTGAAGGAGAACATCACCGTCGCCGACCTCACCGCCCGCACCCAGCACGTGGTGGGGCGTGAGACCGACGTCATCCGCAGCCAGTTGTCCCGCAACCACGTCGCCCTCTTCGCCGGCACCGGCCGCTTCGTGGACGACCACACGATCGCCCTGCGGGAGGTCACCGGCCAGGAGCGGCTGATCAGCGCCGAGCACATCGTGATCGCCACCGGCACCCGGCCGGCCCGGCCGGACACCGTCGAGTTCGACGGCCGGACCATCCTCGACTCCGACAACGTCCTGACGATCGAGCGGGTGCCGCAGTCCATGGTCATCGTCGGCGCCGGCGTGATCGGCATGGAGTACGCCAGCATGTTCGCCGCGCTCGGCAGCAAGGTGACGGTGGTGGAGAAGCGGGCCGGGATGCTCGACATGTGCGACGTCGAGGTCGTCGAGTCGCTCAAGTACCACCTGCGGGACCTCGCGGTGGCCTTCCGGTTCGGCGAGACCGTGGCCGCCGTGGAGAGGCACCAACGGGGCGCGCTGACCGTCCTCGAGAGCGGCAAGAAGATACCGGCGGACGCGGTGATGTACTCGGCGGGCCGGCAGGGGCTCACCGACGAACTCGACCTGGACAAGGCCGGGTTGGCGGCGGACCGACGCGGGCGGATCGAGGTCGACGAGCACTACCGCACGCCGGCCGGGCACATCTACGCCGTCGGTGACGTCATCGGCTTCCCGGCCCTCGCCGCCACGGCGATGGAGCAGGGCCGGGCGGCCGCGTACCACGCCTGCGGCGAGCCCGTCGGACGGATGCACCACCTGCAGCCCATCGGCATCTACACCATCCCGGAGATCAGCTTCGTCGGGCGCACGGAGGACCAGCTCACCGAGGAACGCGTGCCGTTCGAGGTGGGCGTCGCCCGCTACCGCGAACTGGCCCGCGGCCAGATCATCGGCGACGCGCACGGCGTCCTCAAGCTGCTGGTCTCCCCCGAGGACCGCACGCTGCTCGGCGTGCACTGCTTCGGCTCCGGGGCCACCGAGCTGATCCACATAGGGCAGACGGTGATGGGCTGCGGCGGTACCGTCGACTACCTGGTCGACGCGGTGTTCAACTACCCGACGCTGGCGGAGTCGTACAAGGTCGCCGCCCTCGACGCCACCAACCGGCTGCGGCAGTTGGAGCGGATGGACGACTGA
- a CDS encoding HAD family hydrolase: MTTTLGLPDDIQACLFDLDGVVTRTAVVHAAAWKETFDAFLRAREGADYRPFDSAGDYDEYVDGRPRADGVRTFLASRGIELPEGDPADPPDAQTVHGLGNRKNELLLERIRTDGVEPYDGTLRYVEAARARGLRTAIVSSSANTRDVLRSIHAEHLFDVRVDGVVAAERGLPGKPRPDTFLAAARDLGVEPARAAVFEDALAGMDAGRAGNFGHVVGVDRVGQTDALYAHGADVVVKDLDDLIGQGGDA, from the coding sequence ATGACGACGACGCTCGGTCTTCCCGACGACATCCAGGCCTGCCTCTTCGACCTCGACGGGGTCGTCACCCGGACAGCGGTGGTGCACGCGGCCGCCTGGAAGGAGACCTTCGACGCGTTCCTGCGCGCGCGCGAGGGCGCGGACTACCGGCCCTTCGACTCCGCCGGTGACTACGACGAGTACGTCGACGGCCGGCCCCGCGCCGACGGCGTCCGCACCTTCCTCGCCTCCCGCGGCATCGAACTGCCCGAGGGCGACCCCGCCGACCCGCCCGACGCGCAGACCGTCCACGGACTCGGCAACCGCAAGAACGAGCTGCTCCTCGAGCGGATCCGCACCGACGGCGTCGAGCCGTACGACGGCACCCTGCGCTACGTCGAGGCGGCACGCGCGCGTGGCCTGCGCACGGCGATCGTCTCCTCCAGCGCCAACACCCGCGACGTGCTGCGCTCCATCCACGCCGAGCACCTCTTCGACGTCCGGGTCGACGGCGTCGTGGCGGCCGAGCGGGGCCTGCCCGGCAAGCCGCGCCCCGACACCTTTCTGGCCGCCGCCCGCGACCTGGGCGTCGAACCCGCCCGCGCGGCCGTCTTCGAGGACGCGCTGGCCGGCATGGACGCGGGCCGCGCCGGGAACTTCGGGCACGTCGTCGGCGTTGACCGGGTCGGACAGACCGACGCGCTGTACGCGCACGGCGCCGACGTCGTCGTCAAGGATCTGGACGACCTCATCGGGCAGGGAGGGGACGCGTGA
- a CDS encoding APC family permease yields the protein MSNSTGRGLQANVLSTFDTVVMAVAGSAPAYSIAATTAVLAGAVGLAGPAALLYCAIPMLGIALAFSRLSRIDVNAGASYSWVGRTLHPFLGFISGWALVISATIFMVAGSLPAGSMTLALFDEDLAANTALSTVVGAAWFLVMLAVVLGGARLTVRAQLIMSGVELTILALFAVLCLFHTDNALPFDWSWFGFGHFDGVSGFAAGALVAAFYYWGWDVTSNLSEETRNSRRTTGLAGLIGVGVVFLLFEVFTVAVNIVLSSQQIDDNGANVLAALGEAVWPGWGGKLLIVAVMLSTVATLETTLIQVTRSLFAMGRDRTMPSALGRVHRTWNTPWVAIVVVGGVALVLFVASNALGSVGDILADAISAIGLQIAVYYGLAGLAAVVAYRKTLLSSPSDFVLGGLWPLFGSVFMFWVFVESLGELAPTAIAIGIGGLAVGLVPMLWYWRQGSEYYRPARLDATRTVEADYVPDGRPDERSVVHEGLSTDF from the coding sequence ATGAGCAACAGCACCGGCAGAGGGCTCCAGGCGAATGTGCTGAGCACCTTCGACACGGTGGTGATGGCGGTCGCGGGCAGTGCTCCCGCCTACTCCATCGCCGCCACCACGGCGGTCCTGGCGGGCGCCGTGGGCCTGGCCGGCCCGGCGGCCCTGCTGTACTGCGCGATACCCATGCTGGGCATCGCGCTGGCGTTCAGCCGGCTCAGCCGGATCGACGTCAACGCGGGCGCCAGTTACTCCTGGGTGGGGCGCACACTCCACCCCTTCCTCGGCTTCATCAGCGGCTGGGCGCTGGTGATCTCGGCGACCATCTTCATGGTGGCGGGGTCGCTGCCGGCCGGGTCGATGACGCTCGCCCTGTTCGACGAGGACCTCGCCGCGAACACCGCGCTGTCGACCGTGGTGGGTGCCGCCTGGTTCCTGGTGATGCTGGCGGTGGTGCTGGGCGGGGCCCGGCTCACCGTGCGCGCACAGCTGATCATGTCGGGGGTCGAGCTGACGATCCTGGCGCTGTTCGCGGTGCTCTGCCTGTTCCACACGGACAACGCCCTGCCGTTCGACTGGTCCTGGTTCGGCTTCGGTCACTTCGACGGGGTCTCCGGCTTCGCCGCGGGCGCGCTGGTCGCCGCGTTCTACTACTGGGGCTGGGACGTCACCAGCAACCTCAGCGAGGAGACCCGCAACAGCCGCCGCACGACCGGCCTGGCGGGACTGATCGGCGTGGGCGTCGTCTTCCTCCTCTTCGAGGTCTTCACCGTCGCCGTGAACATCGTCCTCAGCTCGCAGCAGATCGACGACAACGGCGCGAACGTGCTGGCCGCGCTGGGGGAAGCGGTGTGGCCGGGCTGGGGCGGCAAACTGCTGATCGTGGCCGTGATGCTGTCCACGGTCGCCACGCTGGAGACGACCCTCATCCAGGTGACGCGCTCGCTGTTCGCGATGGGCCGCGACCGCACGATGCCGTCGGCGCTGGGCCGGGTGCACCGCACCTGGAACACGCCCTGGGTGGCGATCGTGGTGGTGGGCGGGGTGGCGCTGGTGCTGTTCGTCGCCTCCAACGCGCTGGGCTCGGTGGGCGACATCCTCGCCGACGCGATCTCGGCGATCGGTCTGCAGATCGCCGTCTACTACGGCCTCGCGGGTCTGGCGGCCGTCGTCGCGTACCGCAAGACCCTGCTGAGCTCGCCGTCGGACTTCGTCCTCGGCGGGCTGTGGCCGCTCTTCGGTTCCGTGTTCATGTTCTGGGTGTTCGTGGAGTCGCTCGGCGAACTGGCCCCCACCGCCATCGCCATCGGCATCGGCGGGCTCGCCGTGGGGCTCGTGCCGATGCTCTGGTACTGGCGGCAGGGCAGTGAGTACTACCGGCCCGCCCGGCTGGACGCCACACGGACCGTCGAGGCCGACTATGTGCCCGACGGACGCCCGGACGAGCGATCGGTCGTCCACGAGGGCCTCTCCACCGACTTCTGA
- a CDS encoding carbohydrate ABC transporter permease, protein MKTTEIPRPVAAGPGRTVSKKRSRGAGSGGLRQAVSATTLLWIMACLYGLPVLWFVLSSLKPASDLFSYPLTLVPHNPTLSGFKTAWESANFSQYFINTAIVCVITTILTVGVSCCTGYALAKYDNRWLKAFFLCILATTMLPSEVMLAPEFLVVRNLGLYNSFAGIILPAVLTATGCFMFRQFFLTVPDELVEAARIDGARELSIFLRIMVPLSRPIMLTLAILSFQWRWNDYIWPLLMLNDPNKFTVQIGIQSIVGAQNINWSVLLGASVISMIPLILVFLVFQRYVMGADINAGLKD, encoded by the coding sequence ATGAAGACCACAGAGATCCCCCGCCCGGTCGCCGCTGGTCCGGGACGGACCGTCTCCAAGAAGCGGTCCCGCGGCGCGGGCAGCGGCGGACTCCGTCAGGCGGTGTCCGCGACGACACTGCTGTGGATCATGGCGTGCCTGTACGGGCTGCCGGTGCTGTGGTTCGTCCTCAGCTCCCTCAAGCCGGCCAGCGACCTGTTCTCCTATCCACTGACGCTGGTCCCGCACAACCCCACCCTGTCGGGTTTCAAGACGGCGTGGGAGAGCGCCAACTTCTCCCAGTACTTCATCAACACGGCCATCGTGTGTGTGATCACGACGATCCTCACGGTGGGCGTCAGCTGCTGCACCGGGTACGCGCTGGCCAAGTACGACAACCGGTGGCTCAAGGCGTTCTTCCTCTGCATCCTGGCCACCACGATGCTGCCGTCCGAGGTCATGCTCGCCCCCGAGTTCCTGGTCGTCCGCAACCTCGGCCTGTACAACTCGTTCGCCGGCATCATCCTCCCGGCCGTGCTCACCGCGACCGGATGCTTCATGTTCCGCCAGTTCTTCCTGACGGTTCCCGACGAACTCGTGGAAGCCGCACGCATCGACGGCGCCCGCGAACTGTCGATCTTCCTGCGGATCATGGTGCCGCTCTCCCGGCCCATCATGCTGACCCTCGCCATCCTGTCCTTCCAGTGGCGGTGGAACGACTACATCTGGCCGCTGCTGATGCTGAACGACCCCAACAAGTTCACCGTGCAGATCGGCATCCAGAGCATCGTCGGCGCACAGAACATCAACTGGTCGGTACTGCTCGGCGCCTCGGTGATCTCCATGATCCCCCTGATCCTCGTCTTCCTCGTCTTCCAGCGCTACGTCATGGGCGCCGACATCAACGCCGGACTGAAGGACTGA
- a CDS encoding DUF5709 domain-containing protein — MGTESEARGDDVYQPTGSDEEQEGGAPLDLQDAVDERTYDDALDEGYSPPEKPLGVTRYGTTAAEQHDGESLDQRLAQEVPDVSAPAGDGVGDLPDGEGEPVDPEAGDRRAGRLVAPDEGAHPDAVKEEIAEDVGIDGGAAAAEEAAVHIVEE, encoded by the coding sequence ATGGGTACGGAGTCCGAGGCGAGGGGCGACGACGTCTACCAGCCCACCGGATCCGACGAGGAGCAGGAGGGCGGGGCCCCGCTCGACCTTCAGGACGCCGTCGACGAACGCACCTACGACGACGCGCTGGACGAGGGTTACTCCCCGCCGGAGAAACCGCTCGGCGTCACCAGGTACGGCACCACCGCGGCCGAGCAGCACGACGGCGAGAGCCTCGACCAGCGTCTCGCCCAGGAGGTCCCGGACGTGTCCGCGCCGGCCGGGGACGGCGTCGGCGACCTGCCCGACGGCGAGGGCGAGCCGGTCGACCCCGAGGCCGGCGACCGGCGCGCGGGCCGGCTCGTGGCCCCCGACGAGGGCGCCCACCCGGACGCCGTCAAGGAGGAGATCGCCGAGGACGTGGGCATCGACGGCGGGGCGGCGGCCGCCGAGGAGGCCGCCGTCCACATCGTCGAGGAGTAG
- a CDS encoding nucleoside/nucleotide kinase family protein — MLTFDDLVRRARSLAGDGGRRTLLGIAGSPGAGKTTLAERLVRELNGAGEPWAAQVPMDGFHLADVELDRLGRRDRKGAPDTFDAAGYAALLRRLREETDGGDVVYAPGFERVLEQPIAGSVPVPPQVRLVVTEGNYLLLGTGAWARVRAALDEVWFCETDEDERVRRLVARHEEFGKGHEEAVAWVGRSDRLNAELVAATRDRADLVVRVGGPDGA, encoded by the coding sequence GTGCTCACTTTCGACGATCTGGTCCGGCGGGCCCGCTCCCTCGCCGGGGACGGCGGCCGGCGCACCCTGCTCGGCATCGCCGGCAGCCCCGGCGCGGGCAAGACGACCCTCGCCGAGCGCCTGGTGCGGGAGCTGAACGGCGCCGGGGAGCCGTGGGCCGCGCAGGTCCCGATGGACGGCTTCCATCTCGCCGACGTCGAGCTGGACCGCCTCGGCCGGCGGGACCGCAAGGGCGCGCCGGACACCTTCGACGCGGCCGGTTACGCCGCTCTGCTGCGCCGGCTGCGGGAGGAGACGGACGGCGGGGACGTCGTGTACGCGCCGGGGTTCGAGCGGGTGCTGGAGCAGCCGATCGCGGGGTCCGTGCCCGTCCCGCCGCAGGTGCGGCTGGTCGTCACCGAGGGGAACTACCTGCTCCTCGGCACGGGGGCGTGGGCCCGGGTGCGGGCCGCGCTGGACGAGGTGTGGTTCTGCGAGACGGACGAGGACGAACGCGTCCGCCGGCTGGTCGCCCGGCACGAGGAGTTCGGCAAGGGGCACGAGGAGGCGGTGGCCTGGGTGGGCCGGAGCGACCGGCTCAACGCCGAACTGGTGGCGGCGACGCGGGACCGGGCCGACCTGGTGGTGCGGGTGGGAGGGCCGGATGGGGCTTGA
- a CDS encoding carbohydrate ABC transporter permease yields MTKRASDVSASPPRRRSKYILAPLVLIAANVVLFSLFFVWPAVLGLIYSFTNYTGVGVFQFVGLDNYHHLVGDSTFYDALTRTLLYAVLFVPLNFGLSLLAANLVVNKHAKGASVARVVFFIPWLLSPIVVGVLWRWLFGENFGLVNYLIEQFGGSAVPWQSNADLSLIVVVMAASWAWTGFSMLLFIAAIKNVPVSYYEAAALDGAGPWRQFISITLPSIAPTSFIVILLNTINAMKEYPVFVALNNGGPGTSNNLLVQYIYETGFKRGQIGYASAASFVLMLILMAVAIIQLIVNRRVENR; encoded by the coding sequence GACGTGTCCGCGAGCCCGCCCAGGAGACGCAGCAAGTACATCCTTGCGCCGCTCGTCCTCATCGCGGCCAATGTCGTGCTCTTCTCGCTGTTCTTCGTCTGGCCGGCGGTGCTCGGGCTCATCTACTCCTTCACGAACTACACGGGCGTGGGGGTGTTCCAGTTCGTCGGACTGGACAACTACCACCACCTGGTCGGGGACTCCACCTTCTACGACGCGCTGACCCGGACGCTGCTGTACGCCGTGCTCTTCGTCCCGCTGAACTTCGGGCTCTCGCTGCTCGCCGCCAACCTGGTGGTGAACAAGCACGCCAAGGGCGCGTCGGTGGCCCGCGTCGTCTTCTTCATCCCCTGGCTGCTGTCGCCCATCGTGGTGGGCGTCCTGTGGCGGTGGCTGTTCGGCGAGAACTTCGGACTCGTCAACTACCTCATCGAGCAGTTCGGCGGAAGCGCCGTCCCGTGGCAGTCGAACGCCGACCTGTCGCTCATCGTGGTCGTGATGGCGGCGTCCTGGGCCTGGACCGGCTTCTCGATGCTGCTGTTCATCGCGGCGATCAAGAACGTGCCGGTGTCGTACTACGAGGCGGCCGCGCTCGACGGCGCCGGCCCGTGGCGCCAGTTCATCAGCATCACGCTGCCGAGCATCGCGCCCACCTCGTTCATCGTCATCCTGCTCAACACGATCAACGCGATGAAGGAATACCCGGTGTTCGTCGCCCTCAACAACGGCGGCCCCGGCACCTCCAACAACCTGCTCGTCCAGTACATCTACGAGACCGGCTTCAAACGGGGCCAGATCGGCTACGCGAGCGCCGCGTCGTTCGTGCTCATGCTCATCCTGATGGCCGTCGCGATCATCCAGCTGATCGTCAACCGACGGGTGGAGAACCGATGA
- a CDS encoding glycoside hydrolase family 65 protein codes for MITDRSYTVEPWCVRETRLDLDVLAQSESVFALSNGHVGWRGNLDEGEPHGLPGSYLNGVHELHPLPYAEAGYGYPESGQTVINVTNGKVLRLLVDDEPFDLRYGRLVAHERVLDLRRGVLERTCEWTSPAGSTVRVRSTRLVSLAQRAVAAVAYEVEAVGSRSRVVIQSELVANESLPDPDGDPRAARALKSPLEPEEDVAVGRRLRLVHRTKRSGLRVAVAADHEVSGPERTTLSSESNVDVARLTVTSVLEPGQRLRVEKLVAHGWSGVRSRPAMSDQVEAALAAAGHSGWKGLLDEQRAYLDDFWTRADVEVDGDEEIQQAVRFALFHVLQAGARAEQRAIPAKGLTGSGYDGHAFWDTETFVLPLLTYTAPVAVAEALRWRQNTLPAARERAAQLGLRGAAFPWRTIEGSEGSAYWPAGTAAFHVNADIADAVVRYVAATGDRDFERSTGVELLTETARLWRALGHHDAHGHFHIDGVTGPDEYSAVADDNVYTNLMARANLLAAAEAVERHPQEAARLGVDDEESAAWRDAAEAMSVPYNHELGVHEQHAGFTRYQHWDFDGTRPDQYPLLLHFPYFDLYRKQVVKQADLVLAMYTCDSHFDDEQLARNFAYYEPLTVRDSSLSACCQAVIAAQAGHLRLAYEYTAEAALMDLADLEHNTRDGLHIASLAGTWTALVAGFGGLRRDADSLRFAPRLPERFSRLAFSVQVLGRCLRVEIGPEKTAYTLLSGAPLTIRHHGEPVHVNGDGPVVRPAPPVPARPAPSQPTHRGPNVR; via the coding sequence GTGATCACCGACCGGTCCTACACCGTCGAGCCGTGGTGCGTGCGCGAGACGCGGCTCGACCTGGACGTCCTGGCCCAGAGCGAGTCCGTGTTCGCCCTCTCCAACGGACACGTCGGCTGGCGCGGCAACCTCGACGAGGGCGAGCCGCACGGCCTGCCCGGCTCCTACCTCAACGGCGTGCACGAGCTGCACCCCCTGCCCTACGCCGAGGCGGGCTACGGCTACCCCGAGTCCGGGCAGACGGTCATCAACGTCACCAACGGCAAGGTTCTGCGACTCCTGGTCGACGACGAGCCCTTCGACCTGCGCTACGGCCGGCTCGTCGCGCACGAGCGCGTGCTCGACCTGCGGCGCGGCGTGCTGGAGCGCACCTGTGAGTGGACCTCGCCGGCCGGCTCCACGGTCCGGGTGCGCTCGACCCGGCTGGTGTCGCTCGCCCAGCGGGCCGTCGCCGCCGTCGCCTACGAGGTGGAGGCCGTCGGCAGCCGCTCCCGGGTGGTGATCCAGTCCGAGCTGGTGGCCAACGAGAGCCTGCCCGACCCCGACGGCGACCCGCGCGCGGCCCGCGCCCTGAAGTCGCCGCTGGAACCCGAGGAGGACGTCGCGGTGGGCCGCCGGCTGCGGCTGGTGCACCGCACGAAGCGCAGCGGGCTGCGCGTCGCCGTGGCCGCCGACCACGAGGTGAGCGGCCCCGAGCGGACCACCCTCAGCAGCGAGAGCAACGTCGACGTGGCCCGGCTGACCGTCACCTCCGTGCTGGAGCCCGGCCAGCGGCTGCGGGTGGAGAAGCTCGTCGCCCACGGCTGGTCCGGGGTCCGCTCCCGGCCCGCGATGAGCGATCAGGTGGAGGCCGCCCTCGCCGCGGCCGGGCACAGCGGCTGGAAGGGCCTCCTCGACGAACAGCGCGCCTACCTGGACGACTTCTGGACCCGCGCGGACGTCGAGGTGGACGGCGACGAGGAGATCCAGCAGGCCGTCCGCTTCGCCCTCTTCCACGTCCTGCAGGCCGGCGCCCGCGCCGAGCAGCGCGCCATCCCCGCCAAGGGGCTGACCGGCTCCGGCTACGACGGCCACGCCTTCTGGGACACCGAGACGTTCGTGCTGCCCCTGCTCACCTACACCGCGCCCGTGGCGGTCGCCGAGGCCCTGCGCTGGCGGCAGAACACCCTCCCCGCGGCCCGGGAGCGCGCGGCCCAGCTCGGGCTGCGCGGCGCGGCCTTCCCCTGGCGGACCATCGAGGGGTCCGAGGGCTCGGCCTACTGGCCGGCCGGGACGGCGGCCTTCCACGTCAACGCCGACATAGCCGACGCCGTGGTGCGGTACGTGGCGGCCACCGGCGACCGCGACTTCGAACGGTCCACGGGCGTCGAGCTGCTGACCGAGACGGCCCGGCTGTGGCGTGCGCTCGGCCACCACGACGCGCACGGCCACTTCCACATCGACGGGGTCACCGGCCCCGACGAGTACAGCGCGGTCGCCGACGACAACGTGTACACCAACCTGATGGCCCGGGCGAACCTCCTCGCCGCCGCCGAAGCCGTCGAGCGCCACCCGCAGGAGGCCGCCCGGCTGGGCGTCGACGACGAGGAGAGCGCCGCCTGGCGGGACGCCGCCGAGGCGATGTCCGTGCCCTACAACCACGAGCTCGGCGTCCACGAACAGCACGCCGGCTTCACCCGCTACCAGCACTGGGACTTCGACGGCACCCGCCCCGACCAGTACCCCCTGCTCCTGCACTTCCCCTACTTCGACCTCTACCGCAAGCAGGTGGTCAAGCAGGCCGACCTCGTCCTGGCGATGTACACCTGCGACAGCCACTTCGACGACGAGCAGCTCGCCCGCAACTTCGCCTACTACGAGCCGCTGACCGTCCGCGACTCCTCGCTGTCCGCCTGCTGCCAGGCGGTCATCGCCGCCCAGGCCGGACATCTGCGGCTGGCCTACGAGTACACGGCCGAGGCCGCGCTGATGGACCTGGCCGACCTCGAGCACAACACCCGGGACGGGCTGCACATCGCGTCCCTGGCCGGCACCTGGACGGCCCTGGTCGCCGGGTTCGGGGGGCTGCGCAGGGACGCGGACAGCCTGCGGTTCGCGCCCCGGCTGCCGGAGCGGTTCAGCCGCCTCGCCTTCAGCGTGCAGGTGCTCGGCCGCTGCCTGCGGGTGGAGATCGGCCCCGAGAAGACCGCGTACACCCTGTTGTCCGGGGCGCCGCTGACGATCCGCCACCACGGGGAGCCCGTCCATGTGAACGGGGACGGTCCCGTCGTGCGCCCCGCGCCGCCGGTCCCGGCCCGTCCGGCGCCCAGCCAGCCGACGCACCGGGGCCCCAACGTCCGCTGA